The Aestuariibius sp. HNIBRBA575 nucleotide sequence GAGCGCGAGGTAAGCGGCAAACGCGCCCCCCATGATGCCCACCAGAACCGGCACCCACTTGCGAGCGGCGGCAATTTTATCGTCCTGGTACACGATGCGGGCCTTGATGAACCACAAAAACAGGGCTGCAACGACGCCCCCTAGAACCGGGGAAATCACCCAACTGGCGGCAATTTTGTACATCGTTGGCCAGTTCACCGCAGCGAACCCTGCCGCTGCGATCCCGGCCCCCATCACGCCGCCGACGACGGAATGGGTGGTGGAAACCGGCGCACCAATCCACGTCGCCAAGTTCACCCACAAAGCCGCCGACAAAAGCGCCGCCAACATGGCCCAAATGAACACATTTGCGGTTTGCATGCTTTCTGGTGCGATAATGCCTTTGGCGATGGTCGAAACAACATCCCCCCCAGCAAGCAAGGCGCCCGCGCTTTCAAATATTGCGGCGATGGCGATGGCGCCACCCATAGTCAATGCGTTGGCCCCAACGGCCGGGCCCATATTGTTGGCCACATCATTTGCACCGATATTCAGCGCCATATAGGCCCCAAAACCGGCGGCAATGACAACAATGAACGTATCACTGGATTTGCCAAACAGGATCAACGCCAGCAAACCCGCAATGACGATGAAAACAAGCGACACGCCCAGCCCAACCAGGGGGCGTGAGACATAGGTTGTGGCCGTTTCTAAATTCGAAAAGCGCCCAAGATCACGATCTAGTGTGTCCAAATGGCTCGGCTCATAGTCGTTTTTCGTCATTGCGGTCCCCTGCCCAAATATGTCTGGGAACGCCGTTAACAGATTACCCGCGTTTACTCA carries:
- a CDS encoding inorganic phosphate transporter; its protein translation is MTKNDYEPSHLDTLDRDLGRFSNLETATTYVSRPLVGLGVSLVFIVIAGLLALILFGKSSDTFIVVIAAGFGAYMALNIGANDVANNMGPAVGANALTMGGAIAIAAIFESAGALLAGGDVVSTIAKGIIAPESMQTANVFIWAMLAALLSAALWVNLATWIGAPVSTTHSVVGGVMGAGIAAAGFAAVNWPTMYKIAASWVISPVLGGVVAALFLWFIKARIVYQDDKIAAARKWVPVLVGIMGGAFAAYLALKGLKKIIKIDIQLALLIGLGMGIAIWLVMIPVIKKQSIGLENRNKSLKVLFGIPLVVSAALLSFAHGANDVANAVGPLAAIVQASKSGNFTDAISIPLWIMVIGAIGISFGLFLFGPKLIRMVGNQITKLNPMRAYCVALSAAITVIVASWLGLPVSSTHIAVGGVFGVGFFREWHTSRQMKKRRIAMPDVPQQPKEERRRRKLVRRSHFMTIIAAWVITVPAAALLSALIFLVIKTMMGGAA